One window of the Rhodothermales bacterium genome contains the following:
- a CDS encoding fumarylacetoacetate hydrolase family protein has product MKLIRFGEPGQERPGVLLEDGRMIDAGAVADDYDEAFFAGGGLDLLDAWLPVHAASAPTVPAGTRLGPPVARPGKIVCIGLNYVDHARESGAQPPAEPIIFFKATSAIVGPNDDLVIPKNSEKTDWEVELAIVIGKKATHVRREDAEDYIAGYVLHNDYSERAFQLERGGQWVKGKSCDTFAPLGPHLTTKDEIEHVDRLRMWLKVNGEFKQQGNTADMIFDVPTLVSYLSQFMSLLPGDIISTGTPAGVGMGFKPSQYLKPGDVVELGIDGLGSSRQRAVAYAD; this is encoded by the coding sequence ATGAAACTGATTCGCTTTGGTGAACCCGGCCAGGAACGTCCTGGCGTGCTGTTGGAAGATGGCCGGATGATCGACGCCGGCGCCGTCGCCGACGACTACGACGAAGCATTCTTCGCCGGCGGCGGCCTCGACCTGCTCGATGCCTGGCTGCCCGTCCACGCCGCATCCGCCCCTACCGTCCCCGCCGGCACCCGCCTCGGCCCGCCCGTCGCGCGTCCGGGCAAGATCGTCTGCATCGGCCTCAACTATGTCGACCATGCCCGCGAGTCGGGCGCGCAGCCGCCGGCTGAACCGATCATCTTTTTTAAGGCCACCTCCGCCATCGTGGGCCCCAACGACGATCTGGTCATCCCCAAAAACAGCGAAAAGACGGACTGGGAAGTCGAACTCGCTATTGTGATCGGCAAAAAGGCCACCCACGTCAGGCGCGAGGATGCCGAAGACTACATCGCCGGCTATGTGCTCCACAACGACTACAGCGAGCGCGCCTTCCAGCTCGAACGCGGCGGGCAGTGGGTGAAAGGCAAAAGCTGCGACACGTTCGCCCCGCTCGGCCCGCACCTCACTACGAAGGACGAGATCGAACACGTAGACCGCCTCCGGATGTGGCTCAAGGTCAACGGCGAGTTCAAGCAGCAGGGCAACACGGCGGACATGATCTTTGACGTACCGACTCTCGTGAGCTACCTCAGCCAGTTCATGAGCCTGTTGCCCGGCGACATCATCTCCACCGGGACGCCGGCCGGCGTAGGGATGGGCTTCAAGCCGTCGCAGTACCTCAAACCGGGCGACGTCGTCGAACTCGGCATCGACGGCCTGGGAAGCTCTCGGCAGCGCGCCGTCGCCTACGCGGATTGA
- a CDS encoding Nramp family divalent metal transporter → MSTPTNPPTTLLATLAKLGPGMIIAGSIVGSGELIATTKVGAEAGFWLLWLIIAGCVIKVFTQVEMGRYTITWSETPLEALNKVPGPRWKVNWVVWYWAVMTLLIISQQGGIVGGVGQALAISQPLTEQGETYNDIQNERVRAQVELAMGTGDRAAAQERFDAATLAAGDLATPRDAYLWATIIAVATSVLMYFGRFGLIQAVSTVLVALFTLITVVTLILLQFTDWAVTGSEFARGLTFSLPPAGEADGINPMVTALAAFGIIGMGAGELLMYPYWCLEKGYARSTGRRDDSPQWLDRAKGWIHVLQLDAWLSAVVYTFATVAFYLLGAAVLWRTGLNPAGGDMVRTLAEMYVPVFGSWSHGVFLFGAFAVLYSTFFVVAAGYSRLVADGLGLFGLHDGSEATRMRWTRWISCVWPFLALGTYLFFQAPVAMVLASGVAQAVMLPMLGIAALFFRYRRADERLLPGKLWDVMLWISCLGFLVAGAWSLYNTLA, encoded by the coding sequence ATGTCGACTCCCACCAACCCGCCCACCACGCTCCTGGCCACGCTCGCGAAGCTGGGACCGGGGATGATCATCGCCGGCTCCATCGTCGGGTCCGGCGAGCTGATCGCGACGACGAAGGTCGGCGCCGAGGCCGGCTTCTGGCTGCTCTGGCTCATCATCGCCGGCTGCGTGATCAAGGTGTTCACGCAGGTCGAGATGGGGCGCTACACGATAACCTGGAGCGAAACGCCGCTCGAGGCGCTCAACAAGGTGCCGGGCCCCCGCTGGAAGGTAAACTGGGTTGTGTGGTACTGGGCGGTGATGACGCTCCTGATCATCTCGCAACAGGGCGGTATCGTAGGCGGCGTCGGCCAGGCGCTCGCGATCAGCCAGCCCCTGACCGAGCAGGGCGAAACGTACAACGACATCCAGAACGAACGCGTGCGCGCCCAGGTGGAGCTGGCGATGGGCACGGGCGACCGTGCGGCGGCCCAGGAGCGTTTCGATGCCGCCACACTGGCCGCCGGCGACCTGGCGACCCCGCGGGATGCGTATCTGTGGGCGACGATCATCGCCGTGGCCACGTCCGTCTTGATGTATTTCGGACGCTTCGGCCTGATCCAGGCGGTGTCGACCGTGCTCGTGGCGCTGTTCACCCTGATCACGGTGGTGACGCTCATCCTCCTCCAGTTCACCGACTGGGCCGTGACGGGCTCCGAGTTCGCCCGCGGACTCACCTTCTCCCTCCCGCCCGCCGGCGAGGCCGACGGCATCAACCCGATGGTGACCGCGCTCGCGGCGTTCGGGATCATCGGGATGGGCGCCGGCGAGCTGCTGATGTACCCGTACTGGTGCCTCGAAAAAGGCTACGCGCGAAGCACCGGCCGGCGGGACGACTCGCCGCAGTGGCTCGACCGCGCGAAGGGCTGGATCCACGTGCTCCAGCTCGACGCCTGGCTCTCCGCCGTCGTCTACACCTTCGCCACCGTCGCCTTCTATCTCCTCGGCGCGGCAGTGCTGTGGCGGACGGGCCTCAACCCGGCCGGCGGCGACATGGTGCGCACGCTCGCCGAAATGTACGTCCCGGTCTTCGGCTCCTGGTCGCACGGCGTCTTCCTGTTCGGCGCGTTCGCCGTGCTGTACTCGACGTTTTTCGTCGTGGCCGCCGGCTACAGCCGGCTGGTGGCGGACGGGCTCGGCCTATTCGGGCTCCACGACGGCTCCGAGGCGACCCGCATGCGCTGGACCAGATGGATCAGCTGCGTGTGGCCGTTCCTCGCGCTCGGCACCTACCTCTTCTTCCAGGCCCCGGTGGCGATGGTGCTCGCCAGCGGCGTCGCACAGGCCGTCATGCTCCCGATGCTGGGGATCGCCGCGCTGTTCTTCCGGTACCGCCGGGCCGACGAACGGCTGCTGCCGGGCAAACTCTGGGACGTGATGCTGTGGATCTCGTGCCTGGGTTTTCTGGTCGCCGGCGCCTGGTCCCTGTACAACACGCTGGCGTGA